A stretch of the Tolypothrix sp. NIES-4075 genome encodes the following:
- the bcp gene encoding thioredoxin-dependent thiol peroxidase, whose amino-acid sequence MNNIPQPGQQAPNFIALDQDDNQVSLTDFSDQWVVLYFYPKDDTPGCTVEAKDFTELSQEFNQLKAKILGVSTDSGKSHCRFINKHNLSITLLSDPEHHLAELYGAWRLKKFMGKEYMGVARSSFLISPDKIIVHTWSVVKPKNHAEQVLTKLRELSAN is encoded by the coding sequence GTGAACAACATTCCCCAACCAGGACAACAAGCGCCTAATTTCATCGCACTAGACCAAGACGACAATCAAGTTAGTCTCACTGATTTCTCCGATCAATGGGTTGTGCTTTACTTTTACCCTAAAGATGACACACCTGGTTGTACTGTTGAAGCGAAAGACTTTACTGAATTGAGCCAAGAATTCAATCAACTGAAAGCGAAAATATTAGGAGTAAGCACAGATTCTGGTAAATCTCATTGTCGATTTATTAACAAACATAACTTGTCAATCACCTTATTAAGCGACCCAGAACATCATTTAGCAGAACTTTACGGCGCTTGGCGATTGAAAAAATTTATGGGCAAAGAATATATGGGTGTGGCGCGGTCAAGTTTTTTAATTTCACCCGATAAAATCATTGTCCATACGTGGTCGGTTGTTAAACCAAAAAATCATGCTGAACAAGTGTTAACTAAATTGCGAGAATTATCAGCAAATTGA
- a CDS encoding zinc-dependent dehydrogenase, whose translation MKAQVFRGVNQLSYEDIPVPELSADEVLVQVRVVGLCQSDIKKIRYPLYEPPRIFGHETAGTIAAVGNEVKNWQVGQRVAVMHHIPCMRCAYCLNDNFSMCDVYKNISTTAGFNASGGGFAEYVKVPGHIVRSGGLIPIPDNISFEEASFVEPTNCCLKAVKKAQIIPGQTVLVTGAGPIGLMFVMLVKYFGAKAIATDLLPSRIEKALNVGAEAAFDARDPDLSAKIQALTDGMGVDVTLLAVPSDKAFFQALDCTRKGGKIVFFAEFPDEMEIPINPNILYRREIDLMGSYSSSYRLQSLATDIVFNRRIDVSALISDRYPLQKLSQAVEIAIAPTPETYKILIYP comes from the coding sequence GTGAAAGCACAGGTATTTAGAGGCGTTAATCAACTCTCTTACGAAGATATCCCAGTTCCAGAACTCTCAGCCGATGAAGTTTTGGTACAAGTGCGGGTAGTCGGGTTGTGTCAGTCGGATATCAAAAAAATTCGCTATCCGCTATATGAACCACCCCGCATCTTTGGACATGAGACGGCAGGAACGATCGCCGCAGTCGGTAATGAGGTCAAAAATTGGCAAGTGGGACAACGGGTAGCAGTAATGCACCACATCCCTTGTATGCGTTGTGCGTACTGCCTCAATGATAATTTCTCAATGTGCGATGTTTACAAAAACATTTCCACCACAGCCGGGTTTAACGCTAGTGGAGGTGGTTTTGCTGAGTATGTGAAGGTTCCCGGTCATATTGTGCGATCGGGTGGATTGATTCCGATTCCTGATAATATAAGCTTTGAAGAAGCAAGTTTTGTAGAACCGACTAACTGCTGTTTGAAGGCGGTAAAAAAAGCCCAAATTATTCCCGGTCAAACGGTTTTGGTTACTGGTGCAGGACCAATTGGGCTAATGTTTGTTATGTTGGTGAAGTATTTCGGAGCAAAAGCGATCGCCACTGACTTACTGCCCTCTAGAATTGAAAAAGCTTTAAATGTCGGTGCAGAAGCCGCATTTGATGCCCGCGATCCCGATTTATCGGCTAAAATTCAAGCACTAACCGATGGTATGGGTGTTGATGTCACCTTACTAGCGGTTCCCAGTGATAAAGCTTTCTTTCAAGCTCTTGATTGTACTCGCAAAGGTGGAAAAATCGTCTTTTTCGCCGAGTTTCCCGATGAAATGGAAATTCCCATTAACCCGAACATTCTATATCGTCGTGAGATTGACTTGATGGGCAGTTATAGTTCATCATATCGCCTGCAAAGTCTAGCAACTGATATAGTGTTTAATCGACGCATCGACGTATCCGCATTAATTAGCGATCGCTATCCCCTACAAAAATTATCTCAAGCTGTAGAAATTGCGATCGCACCCACCCCAGAAACTTACAAGATTTTGATTTATCCCTAG
- a CDS encoding inorganic phosphate transporter, whose amino-acid sequence MFIIFVTLLALYVAFNLGANDVANAMGTSVGSKAVTLRQALIIAGVLEFTGAVLFGHEVSETLATKIANPALFVAAPQMLLTGMVTVLIASGVWLQIATSRGLPVSSSHAVVGAIAGFSWVEVGVNAIDWSSIKLITLGWIVTPLISGAIAALFYSQIKRWILDQPNQIAQLKEWIPWLSALLLGIFGVIVLPSLSQPLTNFLIEQFNLNIPAHDIPIFTGAVAAVGLTFYSLRELDDLGDRETGGQGSQRRAEVPDLEATGVDRGTGGQGDKEDKEESFPDYPLPITHSQFPNPIERLFGKFQLLSACFVAFAHGSNDVGNAIAPLAVIVYINTTGAVPINGITIPIWILILGGVGIVAGLAIWGKKVIATIGESIISLQPSSGFCAELATATTILLASRLGLPVSTSHALVGGVVGIGLVQNLKSIQFQTLQGIAAAWFITVPLSAALSAAIFTVLSAKFW is encoded by the coding sequence ATGTTTATAATTTTTGTCACCCTACTAGCTTTATACGTTGCTTTCAACTTGGGAGCAAATGATGTTGCTAACGCGATGGGGACTTCTGTAGGTTCCAAAGCTGTTACCCTAAGACAGGCTTTGATAATTGCTGGGGTATTAGAGTTTACGGGTGCTGTATTGTTTGGGCATGAGGTATCAGAAACACTGGCAACGAAAATCGCCAATCCCGCTTTATTTGTCGCTGCACCGCAAATGCTTTTAACTGGGATGGTGACGGTGTTAATCGCGTCTGGGGTGTGGTTGCAAATTGCCACCTCACGCGGTTTACCTGTATCATCTTCTCATGCCGTTGTTGGTGCGATCGCTGGATTTAGTTGGGTCGAAGTGGGAGTTAACGCGATTGATTGGTCTTCAATTAAGTTAATTACCCTAGGCTGGATTGTCACCCCTCTGATAAGTGGTGCGATCGCCGCTTTATTTTACAGTCAAATCAAGCGCTGGATTCTCGATCAACCTAATCAGATAGCGCAGTTAAAAGAATGGATTCCTTGGTTGAGTGCATTGCTGCTGGGGATATTTGGAGTAATTGTCCTACCCTCTTTGAGTCAACCTCTGACAAATTTTTTAATTGAGCAATTTAATTTAAATATACCTGCTCACGACATCCCAATTTTCACAGGTGCTGTAGCAGCTGTTGGACTGACTTTCTATAGCTTACGAGAATTGGACGACTTGGGAGACAGGGAGACAGGGGGACAGGGGAGCCAGCGCCGTGCGGAGGTTCCCGACCTTGAGGCGACTGGCGTGGACAGGGGGACAGGGGGACAAGGGGACAAGGAGGACAAGGAAGAATCTTTTCCCGATTACCCATTACCCATTACCCATTCCCAATTCCCCAATCCCATCGAACGCTTATTTGGGAAATTTCAACTTTTGAGCGCTTGCTTTGTGGCATTTGCTCATGGTTCTAATGATGTGGGGAATGCGATCGCACCCCTTGCAGTGATCGTTTACATTAATACTACTGGCGCAGTTCCGATAAATGGCATTACGATCCCCATCTGGATTTTAATACTTGGCGGTGTTGGTATTGTCGCTGGTTTAGCGATTTGGGGCAAAAAAGTTATCGCTACGATTGGCGAAAGCATCATTTCCCTACAACCTAGCAGCGGATTCTGCGCCGAACTCGCCACAGCCACCACCATCCTGCTTGCCTCCCGGTTGGGTTTACCCGTTTCCACCTCCCATGCCCTCGTTGGCGGCGTGGTTGGCATCGGACTAGTGCAAAATCTCAAGTCGATTCAATTCCAAACTCTCCAAGGAATCGCCGCTGCATGGTTTATTACAGTTCCCCTCAGCGCAGCCCTCAGCGCTGCCATCTTTACAGTGCTGAGTGCTAAGTTCTGGTAG